The Oncorhynchus keta strain PuntledgeMale-10-30-2019 chromosome 17, Oket_V2, whole genome shotgun sequence genome has a window encoding:
- the LOC118396137 gene encoding synaptotagmin-6 — translation MGSHVELLSLEDQQEEVVVQGSLLFSLYYDQLQSRLVVTLLEAWGLPVRDLSRSVDPFVRVRLLWAGQEKEKEEQSSPSLQCVLHEWQSHMVKDNSSPTFGDQFSCSLEEEDVPHITIRFEVKDFDKFSRHRILGEVRVHLCDMEISYPLEVIKDLQAPQKDLVGEVLLFMKYLQRLEVGLLKIRAPPQPSKKNQALYGKISVLCNQFKLGHQKSTVKTWREVTVFNEVMMFTLPDPQIRECCIVVSVYEIPAAKKSSKRLVGQVTFGKGKSSEDEHWSLMM, via the exons ATGGGCAGCCATGTGGAGTTGCTCAGCCTGGAGGACCAGCAGGAAGAGGTGGTGGTGCAGGGCTCCCTGCTTTTTTCCCTCTACTATGACCAGCTGCAGTCCAGACTGGTGGTCACCCTTCTGGAAGCCTGGGGTCTGCCGGTGAGGGACTTAAGTCGCAGTGTGGACCCCTTTGTGAGGGTCCGGCTGCTATGGGCCGggcaggagaaggagaaagaggagcagTCCTCTCCTTCGCTGCAGTGTGTGCTCCATGAGTGGCAATCCCATATGGTGAAGGACAACAGCAGCCCAACGTTTGGGGACCAGTTCTCCTGCtctctggaggaggaggatgtccCTCACATCACCATCAGGTTTGAG GTTAAAGACTTTGATAAATTCTCCAGGCATAGGATCCTGGGAGAGGTCAGAGTTCATCTGTGCGATATGGAAATCTCATACCCTCTTGAAGTCATCAAGGACCTACAGGCACCACAGAAG GACCTGGTTGGAGAGGTGCTTCTCTTTATGAAGTATCTCCAGAGGCTAGAGGTTGGTCTGCTGAAAATCAGGGCACCACCTCAGCCAAGTAAAAAAAATCAAG CACTGTATGGCAAGATCAGTGTCCTCTGCAACCAGTTCAAGCTGGGGCACCAGAAGTCCACTGTGAAGACCTGGAGGGAAGTGACCGTCTTCAACGAAGTCATGATGTTCACATTGCCAGACCCACAGATCAGGGAGTGCTGCATTGTGGTCTCTGTGTACGAGATCCCTGCAGCCAAGAAGTCATCCAAACGCCTGGTTGGCCAGGTCACCTTTGGAAAGGGAAAGAGCTCAGAGGATGAACACTGGAGTTTGATGATGTGA
- the LOC118396686 gene encoding choline kinase alpha, which produces MKTKFINGVSSSPSMALGLLVTENALEVQPDTEDECKEIIRPDEPDQDTKRKAYLWCKDFLHGAWKTVTEEDFQISIIRGGLSNKLFLCALPDIQTSVGDEPRNVLLRLYGAILQMSCNKGEPRQSNKENLFQGAEAMVLESVMFAILAERELGPKLFGIFPQGRLEQFVPSRKLDTDELSMPSISAEIAEKMAKFHGMRMPFNKEPKWLFGTIDKYLNQVMRLTFTRESHLLKFARLMSCNLPQEMENLKSLLDSSHSPVVFCHNDCQEGNILLLSGCEGTDRQKLMLIDFEYSSYNYRGFDIGNHFCEWMYDYTNDKFPFFHVNSNNYPTKAQQLHFIGSYLSETEQGFVNQSAEDQMKLKEELFVEANRFALASHFFWGLWSMIQARISTIEFGYMEYAMARFDAYFEQKRSLGV; this is translated from the exons ATGAAGACTAAATTTATCAACGGGGTGTCATCCTCCCCTTCTATGGCCTTGGGTTTGTTGGTCACTGAAAACGCACTTGAGGTCCAGCCAGACACTGAGGATGAATGCAAGGAAATCATCCGGCCGGATGAGCCCGACCAGGACACGAAGCGCAAGGCGTATTTATGGTGCAAAGATTTTCTCCACGGTGCGTGGAAAACGGTGACAGAAGAGGATTTTCAAATCAGCATAATAAG GGGTGGCCTCAGCAACAAGCTCTTCCTCTGCGCCCTACCCGACATCCAAACCAGTGTAGGTGATGAACCCCGCAACGTCCTCTTGCGTCTGTATGGAGCTATTCTACAG ATGTCCTGTAATAAGGGGGAGCCCAGACAGTCAAACAAAGAAAATCTCTTTCAA GGTGCTGAGGCCATGGTGCTGGAGAGTGTGATGTTTGCCATTCTGGCTGAGCGGGAGCTTGGGCCCAAACTCTTTGGCATCTTCCCTCAGGGCAGACTGGAGCAGTTTGTCCCA AGTCGTAAACTGGACACGGATGAGCTGAGCATGCCTAGCATATCTGCTGAAATAGCTGAGAAGATGGCCAAGTTCCATGGTATGAGGATGCCTTTCAACAAGGAGCCCAAATGGCTGTTTGGAACTATTGACAA GTACCTGAACCAGGTGATGAGACTCACCTTCACCAGGGAGTCCCACTTGCTCAAGTTTGCCCGTCTGATGAGCTGTAACCTGCCCCAGGAGATGGAGAATCTCAA GTCTTTGCTGGACTCCAGTCATTCCCCTGTGGTTTTCTGCCACAATGACTGTCAAGAAG GAAATATCCTTCTCCTCAGTGGTTGTGAAGGCACTGACAGACAGAAGCTCATGCTGATTGACTTTGAATACAGCAGCTACAACTACAG GGGATTTGACATAGGAAACCACTTCTGTGAATGGATGTATGACTATACAAATGACAAGTTCCCATTTTTCCATGTCAACTCAAATAATTATCCCACTAAAGCCCAACAG CTACATTTCATTGGAAGCTACCTGTCAGAGACTGAGCAGGGATTTGTGAATCAGAGCGCTGAAGACCAGATGAAACTCAAAGAGGAGCTGTTTGTGGAAGCCAACAG GTTTGCTCTGGCTTCGCACTTCTTCTGGGGTCTGTGGTCGATGATCCAGGCGAGAATCTCCACCATTGAGTTTGGGTACATG GAGTATGCCATGGCCAGGTTTGATGCATACTTTGAGCAGAAACGGAGCTTGGGGGTCTAA